One Setaria viridis chromosome 5, Setaria_viridis_v4.0, whole genome shotgun sequence genomic region harbors:
- the LOC117858036 gene encoding zinc finger CCCH domain-containing protein 2 — translation MMMMGEGVSVPPWSHHLPVSGGGGGGGGDEMTPYLLAALRQYLPYNDAGAAADDEEEAAAAAMAAGVDGYGSDEFRMYEFKVRRCSRARSHDWTECPFAHPGEKARRRDPRKYHYSGTACPDFRKGGCKRGDACEFAHGVFECWLHPARYRTQPCKDGTACRRRVCFFAHTPDQLRVLPPQQSSPRGTAAAASPLAESYDGSPLRRQAFESYLTKSIMSSSPTSTLMSPPKSPPSESPPLSPDGAAAYRRGSWPGVGSPVNEVLASLRQLRLSKANSSPSGGWAGYPSSAVAYGSPTAAGLYSLPSTPTTMGGGFMANLEPLDVSFGGGEEEPVQRVESGRALRAKVFEHLSREGAVSVEPATGGIGGPDVGWVSDLIN, via the coding sequence atgaTGATGATGGGCGAAGGCGTGAGCGTCCCGCCGTGGTCCCACCACCTCCccgtgagcggcggcggcggcggcggcggcggcgacgagatgACGCCGTACCTGCTCGCCGCGCTGCGCCAGTACCTGCCGTACAacgacgccggcgcggcggccgacgacgaggaggaggcggccgcggcggcgatggcggcgggcgTCGACGGCTACGGCAGCGACGAGTTCCGCATGTACGAGTTcaaggtccggcggtgctcgcGCGCCCGGAGCCACGACTGGACCGAGTGCCCCTTCGCGCACCCGGGGGAGAAGGCGCGCCGCCGGGACCCGCGCAAGTACCACTACTCCGGCACCGCCTGCCCGGACTTCCGCAAGGGCGGGTGCAAGCGCGGGGACGCCTGCGAGTTCGCGCACGGAGTCTTCGAGTGCTGGCTCCACCCGGCGCGATACCGCACCCAGCCCTGCAAGGACGGCACCGCCTGCCGCCGTCGGGTGTGCTTCTTCGCCCACACACCGGACCAGCTCCGCGTCCTCCCGCCGCAGCAGTCCAGCCCGCGGgggacggcggccgcggcctccccGCTCGCCGAGTCCTACGACGGCTCCCCGCTCCGGCGCCAGGCGTTCGAGAGCTACCTCACCAAGAGCATCATGTCGTCCTCGCCCACCAGCACCCTCATGTCGCCGCCCAagtcgccgccgtcggagtcCCCGCCATTGTCGCCGGACGGGGCCGCCGCCTACCGCCGCGGCTCCTGGCCCGGCGTCGGGTCCCCGGTGAACGAGGTCCTCGCCTCGCTCCGCCAGCTCCGCCTCAGCAAGGCCAACTCCTCCCCGTCCGGCGGGTGGGCTGGCTACCCGTCCTCCGCCGTCGCGTACGGGTCGCCCACGGCGGCCGGGCTCTACAGCCTGCCCTCCACCCCGACGACCATGGGCGGCGGCTTCATGGCCAACCTGGAGCCGCTTGATGTCtccttcggcggcggcgaggaggagcccgtGCAGAGGGTGGAGTCCGGGCGTGCCCTTCGCGCCAAGGTGTTCGAGCATCTGAGCAGGGAAGGCGCCGTCTCTGTGGAACCAGCCACTGGTGGAATCGGAGGCCCCGACGTCGGGTGGGTCTCTGATCTCATCAACTGA
- the LOC117859138 gene encoding LOW QUALITY PROTEIN: transcription factor MYBS3 (The sequence of the model RefSeq protein was modified relative to this genomic sequence to represent the inferred CDS: deleted 3 bases in 2 codons) has product MARKCSSCGNNGHNSRTCGGNGRVMMENGGGGVRLFGVQLHVGSSSPMKKCFSMECLSSAAPAAYYAAALAASSSSPSVSSSSSLVSVEETAEKVTNGYLSDGLMGRAQERKKGVPWTEDEHRRFLAGLEKLGKGDWRGISRHFVTTRTPTQVASHAQKYFLRQSSLTHKKRRSSLFDVVENADRAATSANERLRQDAAAGSAPDTELPALSLGIISRPAKPERILPPSLSSLLPQCSSAMSSSSGSTSPSAAPRQKHPSSLTLSKPHHASLQQAAPDLELKISTTADYQAGSSPRTPFFGTIRVT; this is encoded by the exons ATGGCTAGGAAGTGCTCTAGCTGTGGCAATAATGGCCACAACTCCAGGACCTGCGGCGGGAACGGCAGGGTCATGATggagaacggcggcggcggagtgagGCTGTTCGGGGTGCAGCTGCATGTGGGGTCGTCTTCTCCCATGAAGAAGTGCTTCAGCATGGAGTGCCTGTcgtccgcggcgccggcggcgtacTACGCGGCCGCTCTCGCCGCCAGCAGCTCCTCGCCGtccgtgtcgtcgtcgtcgtcgcttgTCTCGGTGGAGGAGACCGCCGAGAAGGTCACCAACGGGTACCTTTCGGACGGGCTCATGGGCAGGGcgcaggagaggaagaagg GGGTTCCATGGACCGAGGATGAGCACCGGAGATTCCTGGCAGGCCTGGAGAAGCTCGGGAAGGGCGACTGGCGAGGCATCTCCCGGCACTTCGTCACGACGCGGACGCCGACGCAGGTGGCCAGCCACGCCCAGAAGTACTTCCTCCGGCAGAGCAGCCTCACGCACAAGAAGCGGAGGTCCAGCCTCTTCGACGTC GTCGAGAACGCAGAcagggcggcgacgagcgcgaaCGAGCGTCTGAGACAg gacgcggcggcgggctcggcgCCGGACACGGAGCTCCCGGCTCTGTCTCTCGGCATCATCAGCCGGCCGGCGAAGCCCGAGCGCATCCTGCCTCCGAGCCTTTCGTCCCTGCTGCCACAGTGCTCATCGGcgatgagcagcagcagcgggagCACGTCGCCGAGC GCCGCACCGAGGCAGAAGCACCCTTCGTCCCTGACGCTGTCCAAGCCTCATCATGCGAGCCTCCAGCAGGCGGCGCCGGACCTGGAGCTGAAGATCTCGACGACCGCCGACTACCAGGCCGGttcgtcgccgaggacgccGTTCTTCGGGACCATCAGGGTCACGTAA